DNA sequence from the Daphnia pulex isolate KAP4 chromosome 8, ASM2113471v1 genome:
AAGTTACCTATAAACAAATATAAAGTTAACTGGggattcttttgttgttgtcgttctTTTTACAGtattaaatttcaaacctAATTCAGGGGGCAAAACTGACAACCGATTGCCTTGAATATGCAATTCTCTCAGCCTGGCCAATTCACCAATTTCTTTAGGGAGCTCAACTAAATCATTATCTCGAAGAACAAGCTGcagaattataaaaatgtgtaaattAATTACAAGAGATTATTTACTTTGCTTTGCAATACTAacaatttgaagatttttcaGATGGCCAATCTCGGGTGGGATTCGTTCAAAATCATTATCACCCAAGTACAGGGCTCTGAgtgtttctattttaaaaaacaagcaataaattagaaatacaaagtttgattttccaaaatgaatttaaaaaataccaatcATAAAGAAGTTGCCAGGTAAACTACTTTCATTCAAGTTGTTGTAAGTTAAATCTAAAACCTCTAGTACAGGAAAGGCTCCAAACCCTCGAGGAAGAGCGCTCAGCTTGTTCATTCTATAAATCAATGtctttatttcaaaacaacatCTTCAATAAACAAACGGGTTGAAATATTACCCTAAGTTTAAAATCCGAAGTTTTGGCATGGAAGACAAAGATGTTGGGAGTTCTTCAACTTGATTATTAAACAAGTTCAGGATTTCAAGATTTGTCAAGTTGGCCAAAGCTGGGGTTACAACTGATATTCTGTTGTGCGTCAGTGTAATCCGGGTCAAGTTGAGCATGGTAACTATAAAATAAGGTTTAGTCAAGTATCActataataaagaaaacaacgaCTTACGGAGACTCGGTATTtcgtcaaaagaagaaatacccTTGTCCACCAAATCCAGCTCAGGATTCTTGGATTCTTTGGCTTCATCTATGATTTTTCTCACTTTAGacattttgaatattattaacTTTGGCTAgagatgataataataactaCAAAGTTTTAAGAATGTAGACAATATTGCAAGGTTTGTCAACTTTTTCGATCCGAGCAATCTAGTGCATTCACACGCCCAAAGccccaaacaacaaccaaaaaaggaGATAAAAGACAGACCAGTGTTTTTGCTAGCAGACGGAAATGGTAAAATGCGGAATATGGAAACTTCCCACCAATGAATCAACcgatctaaagaaaaaaaaagaaccgttATTggcaagacaaaaaaaaaaaaaaataagtatcgTTTTGACTTTAGTCTATTTAAGGATTCTAAGCTATTTATATAGTACAAATGCAATATGCATAGTTAAACTTGTAAGTCCATGCGCACG
Encoded proteins:
- the LOC124200819 gene encoding ras suppressor protein 1-like isoform X1, encoding MSKVRKIIDEAKESKNPELDLVDKGISSFDEIPSLLTMLNLTRITLTHNRISVVTPALANLTNLEILNLFNNQVEELPTSLSSMPKLRILNLGMNKLSALPRGFGAFPVLEVLDLTYNNLNESSLPGNFFMIETLRALYLGDNDFERIPPEIGHLKNLQILVLRDNDLVELPKEIGELARLRELHIQGNRLSVLPPELGNLDLTSNKSVIRMENNPWVAPIADQLQVGLSHVIDYLRSETYKFVYGRHISANAPAPARLTERTKKSSKPKP
- the LOC124200819 gene encoding ras suppressor protein 1-like isoform X2, with product MSKVRKIIDEAKESKNPELDLVDKGISSFDEIPSLLTMLNLTRITLTHNRISVVTPALANLTNLEILNLFNNQVEELPTSLSSMPKLRILNLGMNKLSALPRGFGAFPVLEVLDLTYNNLNESSLPGNFFMIETLRALYLGDNDFERIPPEIGHLKNLQILVLRDNDLVELPKEIGELARLRELHIQGNRLSVLPPELGNLDLTSNKSVIRMENNPWVAPIADQLQVGLSHVIDYLRSETYKFVHGRHAVTQAPNRVSEKRDRSVSID